The Microcystis aeruginosa NIES-843 sequence TCTTAAAGTTTTTGTGTTAATCTCAAGATTTCCTGCATTCCCTCTTCCGAAAGTATCTGTGTAGATAGCACTATCAAAATCATCTATATTAATGCTTTCTGAAGCATTAATGATTAAATTTCCCCCTTGACCAGAACTGGTTGCATTGAGAATTTCTCCCCCTTCATTAATATTTAAAATTTGTGTTTCAATGATTAAGTTTCCTGCTGAACCAGTTTGATCTTGACTTGCACCCAAAGAACCCGCTGCAATAAAACCATCATCAATCACATTAACGCCATTTTGGGCATTAATAATTAAATTTCCCCCCTTTCCTTGTCCAAGGGTAGTGGTTTCAATAAGAGATGCTCCCTGTACCGTTAAATTATTGGTTTTAATAATGACACTCCCACTATCACCAAGAGTATCAATAAACGTTCCAGTACCAATAATCGAACCATTGCTCAAACGAATATCCTGCGCTTGAATTGAAATATCTCCCCCATCTTGGTCAGAAAGTGTTACTGATAAAATGGCAGATTCATTGATTAAAGCGACCTTTTGAGCGGTTAACTTGATCTCGCCCCCTCCTAACCCGCTACTATTTAGCAAGGCCAGTTGAGATAAGGTAATTTGACCTTGGGATTGACTATCTATCCCTTCATATCCTAGCCTCCATCCCTTAGGAACAGGAGTTAAGCTGACATTACCCATATTTCTGACGCTTCCGACTTCTATTCTTCCCCCCAAAGCGGTTAAACTTCCACTATTTAAAGTCACATCCCCCCCGACTAGGGCAATGGTTTGGTTAGGAAAAACCTGTAAACCGACAGGGCGAGTTAAAATATTCTCAATTAGGGTTTTTGTCCCTTCTAAAACTTCATTCGGACCTCCTGTCACTTTAGGGATACTTTGAAGAACACCTGTAAGGGATTGTTCGGGGCCTTGTAGGGTAATCGGTTTAGGAGAAGATGAGGTGAAACCTAAACCAATAGGGGTACTAATGGTTAAAATAGGGGAAGATTGGGTTAAATTTGCACTAAAAACCGTCCCATCTGCAAATTTTATCTGATTAGCGGTTGTGGCGATAAATGACCCCCCTAAGTTTAACCTCGCATCGGGTCCAAATAAAATCCCATTCGGGTTGAGAAAAAATAAGCTTGCTGTTCCTAAGTCTTGGGGTTGAATTAAACTTGATAAGTTAGTATTCGGTAAAAGGGACAAACTCCGTAGATTAATCAGTAAATTATTAATCGTTTCTGCTTTAATAAGCGATAAATTGCCTAAGATATCCGAAGGATTATTCCCTGTTACCCGAATTAAAATATTATTCACGCCATTGGGATTGGTTAAAATAATCGTCTGCCCTTCACGAATGTTAAAATCCTGAAAACTTTGAAACAGATTTTCACCTCTTCTTGCACCACCTTGAATCAGTTGTAGCAGTTGATTAAAAGTGATAACGAAAGCACTTTCGATTCCTAAGCTAGTATCTGGAATAATTTGAGCAATAGCTGGACTTTTAACTGAAAATAGACTCAAGGAGACTAATAAGCTGACAAGGTTACGAAATTTTAACATTTTTATCCTGAACATTGTTACATCACTCCTCAACTTTTTATAGTAGGATTACAGCATTGATTCAATGATCGACTGAGTAAACCGTGTTTCATCGCTTTTTCTCCTATTCGCGTCTTTTGATCTGGCTATTTGTCGCCAGCTTAGTCTTTTTTTCAGGATTAGGCAAAATAACACCCTCTCACTTTATCTTATTTCATGCTCCTTTGATGGCTCAATCGATGAGTCCTCGTCAATGGGTACAAGAGGGAATTGACGCTTATCAAGCAGGAAACTATCAAGAAGCGGTAAAAATCTGGAAAAAAGCTTTATCTGCTTCCTCAGAACCCCAAGAAAAGCAAATTATCCTTGAAAACTTAGCAACAGCTTATCAAAAATTAAATCAAAATGAGCAAGTCTTTGAAACCTTAGAAAAGTTAGAAAAATATGCCATTGAAACAGGAAATAAAGGGAAATTAAGTCAATTATTAACCCAAAAAGCGCAAATTTATCTTAATATTGGTCAACCACAAACAGCGATCGCTCTTTTATGTGCTTCAACCGATGAAAAAACCTGTCAACCTAATACCGCCTTAGCTATCAGTCGTCAGATAGAGGATACAAGCATAGAACGTTCAGCATTAGGAATTTTAGCAGAAGCTTACCGTTTTAGCGGAAAATATGACCAAAGTATTCAAACCCTAGAAACCGCTCTATCTTTACCCTCTACAGAAGCTCAAACATCCTTAAAACAAAGCTTAGGCAATTCTTATACAGCTAGAGGTCAATTATCCCAATTACGGGCAAAATCTGCTGAAAAACAAGATCATAACCGCTCCAATACTTTTCAAAAACAAGCGATCTCCGACTATCAACAAGCTACCAAAAATTTCCATGCTAACTTAAATGGATCAGAAGATCCTTTAACAAAACTAGAGAATTTATTAAATTTAATTCGTTTATCCTATTATTCTCAAAATTTTCAGATAATTTCTCCCCAACAACGGCAAAATGATTTACAACAGGCGTTAATCTTGCTCCCTATGGTCCCTCAAAATGTAACAACGGTTTACGCTAGTATTGACTTAGCGAGTCTACCCGCCTTTTCTTTAGCCTTAAGTACCCCTTTAACCCAATGTCCGACGCAATGGCAACTATCTGACTATCAAAGATTATCCATTCTCGATAATGCTTTAACAATTGCTAAAAATCTTAATAATCCTCGTGTAGAGTCTTTTGCATTAGGCGCAATCGGTCATTTTTATGAATGTCTTGGCAGAACAAAAGAAGCCTTAACCCTAACACAGAAAGCGATTTTAGTGGCTAATCAAGATTTAAACACAAAAGATGGCTTATATCTTTTGGAATGGCAAAAAGGGCGTATTTTTCAAGCAAAAGGACAATTCAACCTCGCCGTTAACGCCTATCAAAACGCCTATAATACTCTTGAAAATATCCGTAGTGACTTATTAACGACTGAAAAAGACGTACAATTGGACTTTCGTGATAGTATTGAACCTATTTATCGTCAACTTGCTCAATTAAAGCTACAATTAGCTGATTCTCAAAGTTTATCATCTATACAACAAAAACAAGAATTAAAAGAAGTCCTGGCTCTTCGTTACCCTTTATGCTAAATCAACATACAAGATGCCAAGATAACATACTTCTAACCCAAAAATTCCGAAAGTTTCTAAAGCCATAGCCTCTCCGTTTT is a genomic window containing:
- a CDS encoding filamentous hemagglutinin N-terminal domain-containing protein; the encoded protein is MLKFRNLVSLLVSLSLFSVKSPAIAQIIPDTSLGIESAFVITFNQLLQLIQGGARRGENLFQSFQDFNIREGQTIILTNPNGVNNILIRVTGNNPSDILGNLSLIKAETINNLLINLRSLSLLPNTNLSSLIQPQDLGTASLFFLNPNGILFGPDARLNLGGSFIATTANQIKFADGTVFSANLTQSSPILTISTPIGLGFTSSSPKPITLQGPEQSLTGVLQSIPKVTGGPNEVLEGTKTLIENILTRPVGLQVFPNQTIALVGGDVTLNSGSLTALGGRIEVGSVRNMGNVSLTPVPKGWRLGYEGIDSQSQGQITLSQLALLNSSGLGGGEIKLTAQKVALINESAILSVTLSDQDGGDISIQAQDIRLSNGSIIGTGTFIDTLGDSGSVIIKTNNLTVQGASLIETTTLGQGKGGNLIINAQNGVNVIDDGFIAAGSLGASQDQTGSAGNLIIETQILNINEGGEILNATSSGQGGNLIINASESINIDDFDSAIYTDTFGRGNAGNLEINTKTLRISNGAQISAATFDQGKGGDILLRASDSLYITGISSDLRFPSGIFTSTGIIGFDFQSQGEGGNLLIETRRLTLTDGAVISTSTISPKNAGNAVLNISDTLSLERNARITASTSADGNAGNIRLNVGNELLMNQNSQISTAVTRNSLARGGLIEINANSLNLQNQSEISVRSEGEGNAGNININLTGLFSATNSDITANANQGAGGEITLTADNIRLQGDSDIRTNVNNGAGGGGNITVTANSILLFNDSDILAFSRDGRGGNIQFNTPVFFGNGYQRISSESDPNTLDGNDRVDINASGAVSGAIIIPDLTFIQNSIVQLPEFLINPEKLLANSCISPNQNRGGSFIIKGSGGVQNRPGDMNTPSYFPEIIQPIPETPAQPWKKGDHIIEPQGVYTTLDGRLYLSRKC
- a CDS encoding tetratricopeptide repeat protein, with product MAQSMSPRQWVQEGIDAYQAGNYQEAVKIWKKALSASSEPQEKQIILENLATAYQKLNQNEQVFETLEKLEKYAIETGNKGKLSQLLTQKAQIYLNIGQPQTAIALLCASTDEKTCQPNTALAISRQIEDTSIERSALGILAEAYRFSGKYDQSIQTLETALSLPSTEAQTSLKQSLGNSYTARGQLSQLRAKSAEKQDHNRSNTFQKQAISDYQQATKNFHANLNGSEDPLTKLENLLNLIRLSYYSQNFQIISPQQRQNDLQQALILLPMVPQNVTTVYASIDLASLPAFSLALSTPLTQCPTQWQLSDYQRLSILDNALTIAKNLNNPRVESFALGAIGHFYECLGRTKEALTLTQKAILVANQDLNTKDGLYLLEWQKGRIFQAKGQFNLAVNAYQNAYNTLENIRSDLLTTEKDVQLDFRDSIEPIYRQLAQLKLQLADSQSLSSIQQKQELKEVLALRYPLC